The Pagrus major chromosome 17, Pma_NU_1.0 genome includes a region encoding these proteins:
- the tnfb gene encoding tumor necrosis factor b (TNF superfamily, member 2) has protein sequence MVAYTTAPGDVETGPEKRTVVLIEKKSSTGWMWKLSVTLLVAALCFGGVLLFAWYWNGKPQTLIQSGQTEALTKTDTAEKTDPHSTLRRISSKAKAAIHLEGSYDEDEGSKDQVEWKSGQGQAFAQGGFRLVDNKIVIPQTGLYFVYSQASFRVSCSDGEEEGAGGHHTPLSHRISRSSESMGSDVSLMSAVRSACQNTAQDDSYSDGRGWYNTIYLGAVFQLNRGDRLWTETNQLSELETEEGKTFFGVFAL, from the exons ATGGTGGCATACACAACAGCTCCAGGTGACGTGGAGACGGGTCCTGAGAAGAGGACGGTAGTCTTGATAGAAAAGAAGTCATCTACAGGGTGGATGTGGAAGTTGTCTGTGACCCTTCTTGTTGCGGCACTTTGTTTCGGAGGCGTCCTGCTGTTTGCTTGGTACTGGAATGGGAAGCCACAAACTCTG atacaatcaGGCCAAACAGAAGCACTAACCAAGACGGACACTGCTGAGAAAACAG aTCCCCACTCCACGCTGAGGCGCATCAGCAGCAAAGCCAAGGCAGCCATCCATTTAGAAG GTAGCTATGATGAAGACGAGGGTTCGAAAGACCAGGTGGAGTGGAAGAGCGGTCAAGGCCAGGCGTTCGCTCAGGGCGGCTTCCGACTGGTGGACAACAAGATCGTCATCCCACAGACCGGCCTGTACTTCGTCTACAGCCAGGCGTCCTTCAGAGTCTCCTGCAGCGATGGCGAAGAGGAGGGAGCAGGAGGACACCACACACCTCTCAGCCACAGGATCTCGCGCTCCTCAGAGTCCATGGGCAGCGATGTGTCTCTGATGAGCGCTGTGAGGTCGGCGTGCCAGAACACTGCTCAGGACGACAGCTACAGCGACGGACGGGGCTGGTACAACACCATCTATCTGGGCGCAGTGTTTCAGCTGAACAGAGGTGACAGACTGTGGACGGAAACCAACCAGTTGTCAGAGCTGGAGACAGAAGAGGGCAAGACTTTCTTCGGTGTGTTTGCACTTTAA